A single region of the Salvia miltiorrhiza cultivar Shanhuang (shh) chromosome 8, IMPLAD_Smil_shh, whole genome shotgun sequence genome encodes:
- the LOC130997299 gene encoding protein CURVATURE THYLAKOID 1B, chloroplastic, producing the protein MASTTCTPLSLSSSSKAPPRLQPPAAAQCVAVAPPPLAKTTSYRPAGRKIGRNVAAMATGEASAEVVNVGSAETPEIVEKIQQAWEKVEDKYAVTSLVVAGAIGLVACAGVISAIDKLPLIPGVLELVGIGYTGYFAYRNLASKPNRDALIQKIKGTYNDVIGSS; encoded by the exons ATGGCCTCAACAACATgcacccctctctctctttcttcttcatccaaGGCTCCTCCTCGTCTTCAACCACCAGCAGCCGCCCAATGCGTCGCGGTGGCTCCTCCTCCTCTCGCCAAGACCACGTCCTACCGGCCTGCAGGTAGGAAGATCGGGCGGAATGTGGCGGCCATGGCTACTGGAGAGGCGTCGGCTGAAGTGGTTAATGTTGGCAGCGCTGAGACTCCAGAAATAGTTGAAAAAATTCAGCAAGCC TGGGAGAAAGTTGAAGACAAGTATGCCGTTACTTCTCTGGTGGTGGCGGGAGCAATTGGACTCGTTGCTTGTGCCGGAGTCATCTCG GCTATTGACAAGCTTCCACTCATACCTGGAGTTCTGGAGCTCGTAGGAATTGGATATACTGGC TATTTTGCATATAGAAATCTGGCGTCTAAACCAAACAG GGACGCACTGATTCAGAAAATCAAAGGAACGTACAATGATGTAATTGGGAGCAGCTGA